In Moorella sp. Hama-1, a single genomic region encodes these proteins:
- a CDS encoding Rpn family recombination-promoting nuclease/putative transposase codes for MDPNNDQPHDAHDRVIKVLFKDTGEAVLRRFLNLDVHLQTKLPTEHIKVKAIARKLSDLVFLATIQGKKACIHIEIQNTIDRNMYRRMLTYGLAIMEEHDLPLFQMVIYAGRRKARFRNYIHHDFGIYRWLYHFPVLDLGGLSRQELLALGEPDLLPLLPLCEREKRRQSPEKFIRECLDMLLGQVRFQGLSLEEKGTLLLRMQILAGSVTEPSWAKKLFDEVMQMFFLEENWVYKEIVEKGMEKGMEKGMEKGMEKGELDTIRANIKKVLKLRFGPLPSEVTSELERETAKQKLDYLLERAVLAASMEEFKSALFSA; via the coding sequence ATGGACCCCAATAACGATCAACCCCACGACGCCCACGACAGAGTCATTAAAGTCCTCTTTAAAGATACAGGCGAAGCTGTGTTGCGGAGGTTTCTTAACCTGGATGTCCACTTACAGACTAAACTGCCCACGGAGCATATCAAGGTTAAAGCTATAGCCAGGAAGCTTTCCGATCTGGTCTTTTTAGCCACCATTCAAGGGAAAAAAGCGTGTATCCATATTGAAATACAAAATACCATAGACCGAAATATGTATCGGAGGATGTTGACATACGGCCTGGCGATAATGGAAGAACACGACTTACCACTTTTCCAAATGGTAATTTATGCCGGGCGCAGGAAAGCCCGTTTTCGTAACTATATTCACCATGATTTTGGCATTTATCGCTGGTTGTATCACTTTCCCGTTCTGGATCTCGGCGGTTTGTCACGCCAGGAGTTGCTGGCACTGGGGGAACCCGATTTACTTCCCCTTTTACCCCTGTGCGAAAGGGAAAAACGGCGGCAATCTCCGGAAAAATTTATCCGCGAATGTCTGGATATGTTGCTTGGACAGGTGCGTTTCCAAGGTTTATCACTGGAAGAGAAGGGTACTTTACTTTTACGCATGCAAATTTTAGCGGGTTCTGTAACCGAACCTTCTTGGGCGAAAAAATTATTCGATGAGGTGATGCAAATGTTTTTTTTAGAAGAGAACTGGGTGTATAAAGAAATAGTGGAAAAGGGCATGGAAAAGGGCATGGAAAAGGGCATGGAAAAAGGCATGGAAAAAGGAGAACTTGATACAATCAGGGCGAATATTAAAAAGGTATTAAAGCTACGCTTTGGCCCCTTACCTTCTGAGGTTACATCCGAATTGGAAAGAGAAACTGCCAAACAAAAATTAGATTACCTGCTGGAAAGGGCTGTCCTGGCTGCCAGCATGGAAGAGTTCAAGAGTGCGCTTTTTTCCGCTTGA
- the infB gene encoding translation initiation factor IF-2, with protein sequence MAKTRVYELAKELKVTNKDLIDTMARLGIYTRSHMSVLENGEVIKVRNHYRQQWRAAKLARMKREQAGVKPEQADNAARVPATTQQEEPPVRQETAPEAAQAAPEAGAAGRQDTGRATAPLQPAATAGPGAGQTEGPGPVTTSETRGQAQEASTPKESRSRQQEQHQPRQQRHQGQQQQEQPRHRDNRGYNQRQPAGREPQAQAGRPQHPQAGEAVQRQRPQGGESGRGQQQWRDKRRRGEGPHRQEENRGPSRETPAARADTKGQGAGQRPAADRGQRRPGPAYNKPLRIPKPPEAVTKDLPEKRRDRPNAKPATKPEAGRSRKKELEHQREERLLRRDRNKGKAQKHKETPKVVFKITLTGSITVQELAKRIGKTAAEVIKYLMGQGIMATINQELDIDTAALAAQDLGAVVEIKHEKPLTELEDLVDPPETLRERPPVVTVMGHVDHGKTSLLDAIRRTNVTASEAGGITQHIGAYQVRLKNRKITFLDTPGHAAFTAMRARGAQATDIAILVVAADDGVMPQTIEAINHAKAAGVPIVVAINKIDRPDANPDRVKQQLTEYGLVPEEWGGETIMVPVSAVTKQGLNELLEMVLLTADVAELKANPDRPARGIVIEAQLDRGRGPVATMLVQKGTLKVGDNLVAGAASGRVRAMVDDRGERVNSAPPSTPVEVLGLSELPEAGDIFQVVEDEKLARQIATSRQEEKRQEEMQVAGKTSLDDLFKQMEAGEVKELNLVIKGDVQGSVEALRSALEQLSTSEVKVNLLHGGVGAITETDVMLAAASRAIIIGFNVRPEANVRKAAEEAGVEIRLYRVIYEVVDDVRAAMSGLLEPEQREATLGRAEVRATFKVPKAGTVAGCLVTEGKLQNHALARVIRDGVVVFEGRIDSLKRFKDDAREVAQGYECGVGLEKFNDIKEGDVIEAYTIEEIKREL encoded by the coding sequence ATGGCCAAAACGCGCGTTTACGAATTAGCCAAGGAACTAAAGGTTACCAATAAAGATCTCATAGATACCATGGCCCGGTTGGGGATTTATACCCGTTCCCACATGAGTGTCCTGGAAAACGGGGAAGTTATAAAAGTACGCAATCATTACCGCCAGCAGTGGCGGGCCGCCAAGCTGGCCCGGATGAAACGGGAACAGGCCGGGGTGAAGCCCGAGCAGGCGGATAACGCTGCCCGGGTACCGGCAACTACCCAGCAGGAAGAACCGCCGGTCCGGCAGGAGACTGCTCCTGAAGCCGCGCAGGCGGCACCCGAAGCCGGGGCAGCAGGGCGACAGGATACGGGGAGGGCAACTGCCCCGCTGCAACCGGCCGCAACAGCAGGTCCGGGGGCAGGTCAGACGGAAGGGCCGGGCCCCGTAACTACCAGCGAAACCAGGGGGCAGGCCCAGGAGGCTTCGACCCCGAAGGAATCCCGGTCCCGCCAGCAAGAGCAGCACCAACCGCGGCAACAGCGCCATCAGGGACAACAACAGCAGGAGCAGCCCCGGCACAGGGATAACAGGGGTTATAATCAAAGGCAGCCGGCAGGTCGAGAGCCCCAGGCCCAGGCGGGCCGGCCCCAGCATCCCCAGGCCGGCGAGGCCGTCCAGCGCCAGCGGCCCCAGGGTGGCGAATCCGGCCGTGGGCAGCAGCAATGGCGGGATAAAAGGCGCCGGGGCGAAGGCCCCCACCGCCAGGAAGAAAATAGGGGCCCATCCCGGGAGACCCCGGCGGCCCGGGCCGACACCAAAGGCCAGGGAGCCGGCCAGCGACCGGCGGCCGATAGGGGTCAACGCCGTCCAGGTCCGGCTTACAATAAACCCCTGCGGATTCCCAAACCCCCGGAGGCAGTCACTAAAGACTTGCCGGAGAAGCGTCGTGACCGGCCCAACGCCAAACCGGCTACCAAACCAGAGGCCGGGCGCAGTCGTAAAAAAGAGCTGGAACACCAGCGGGAAGAGCGCCTGCTGCGGCGGGATAGGAATAAAGGCAAGGCTCAGAAGCATAAAGAGACACCCAAAGTGGTCTTTAAGATTACCCTGACCGGTAGCATCACCGTCCAGGAACTGGCCAAGAGGATCGGGAAAACAGCGGCCGAGGTTATCAAGTACCTCATGGGCCAGGGTATAATGGCCACCATCAACCAGGAACTGGATATTGACACCGCGGCCCTGGCGGCCCAGGATCTGGGCGCTGTTGTGGAGATTAAACATGAGAAGCCGCTTACCGAACTGGAAGACCTGGTCGACCCGCCGGAAACCCTGCGCGAGCGGCCGCCGGTGGTCACCGTTATGGGCCACGTCGACCACGGGAAAACCTCTTTGCTGGATGCCATCCGCCGTACCAACGTTACTGCCAGCGAAGCCGGCGGTATTACCCAGCACATCGGGGCCTACCAGGTCAGGCTGAAGAACCGGAAGATCACCTTCCTGGATACTCCTGGTCACGCGGCCTTTACCGCCATGCGCGCCCGGGGCGCCCAGGCCACCGATATAGCCATCCTGGTGGTGGCTGCGGACGACGGCGTTATGCCCCAGACTATTGAGGCCATTAACCACGCCAAAGCTGCCGGGGTGCCCATTGTGGTGGCTATTAATAAGATCGATCGCCCCGATGCCAACCCGGACCGGGTCAAACAACAGCTGACGGAATACGGCCTTGTTCCTGAGGAATGGGGCGGTGAGACCATTATGGTCCCGGTATCGGCGGTGACGAAACAGGGCCTCAACGAACTCCTGGAGATGGTCCTGCTGACGGCCGATGTGGCCGAACTCAAGGCCAACCCGGATCGCCCCGCCCGAGGTATCGTTATTGAAGCCCAGCTTGACCGGGGCCGTGGCCCGGTGGCCACCATGCTGGTCCAGAAGGGCACCCTGAAGGTCGGCGACAACCTGGTCGCCGGTGCGGCAAGCGGTCGCGTCCGGGCTATGGTGGATGATCGCGGCGAACGGGTGAACAGCGCCCCCCCGTCCACCCCGGTGGAAGTCCTGGGCTTGTCCGAATTACCCGAGGCTGGCGATATCTTCCAGGTAGTCGAAGATGAGAAGCTGGCTCGCCAGATCGCTACCTCCCGCCAGGAGGAAAAACGCCAGGAAGAGATGCAGGTTGCCGGCAAGACCTCCCTGGATGATCTGTTTAAACAGATGGAAGCCGGGGAAGTTAAAGAACTGAACCTGGTAATTAAGGGGGATGTCCAGGGTTCGGTAGAAGCTTTGCGGAGCGCCCTGGAGCAACTCTCGACCAGTGAGGTCAAGGTGAATCTCCTCCACGGCGGGGTGGGGGCGATAACAGAGACCGACGTCATGCTGGCAGCGGCTTCCCGGGCCATTATCATCGGCTTCAACGTCCGTCCGGAAGCCAATGTACGCAAAGCAGCCGAGGAAGCCGGGGTGGAGATCCGGCTCTACCGGGTCATTTATGAGGTTGTTGATGACGTCCGGGCGGCCATGTCCGGCCTCCTGGAACCGGAGCAGCGCGAGGCCACCCTGGGCCGGGCCGAAGTCCGGGCTACCTTCAAGGTTCCCAAAGCTGGAACGGTAGCCGGTTGCCTGGTCACGGAAGGTAAGCTCCAGAACCATGCCCTGGCCCGGGTTATCAGGGACGGCGTCGTGGTCTTTGAGGGCCGCATCGATTCCTTGAAACGCTTTAAAGACGACGCCCGGGAAGTAGCCCAGGGCTACGAATGCGGTGTTGGCCTGGAGAAGTTCAACGACATCAAAGAGGGCGACGTCATCGAGGCCTACACCATCGAAGAGATCAAACGGGAACTTTAG
- the rnpM gene encoding RNase P modulator RnpM, which yields MLKPRKIPVRMCVGCRARNDKRNLLRVVRTPEQEVVVDPTGKRAGRGAYLCPRVECLRKAVKSRALERALGVAVSPEVLARLEAGFNQESNHE from the coding sequence TTGCTTAAGCCCCGCAAAATACCCGTAAGGATGTGTGTCGGTTGCCGGGCCCGCAATGACAAACGCAATTTACTTCGGGTAGTGCGGACACCGGAACAGGAGGTAGTTGTCGATCCTACCGGTAAGAGGGCCGGGCGCGGCGCTTATCTCTGCCCGCGGGTGGAATGCCTGCGGAAAGCCGTTAAGAGCAGGGCCCTGGAGCGGGCCCTGGGGGTAGCCGTTTCTCCGGAAGTATTGGCCCGCCTGGAGGCCGGTTTTAACCAGGAAAGTAACCATGAATAG
- a CDS encoding L7Ae/L30e/S12e/Gadd45 family ribosomal protein produces MNRIYNLLGLACRAGKIAWGYQAVVAALKGHKAELVILARDSSPRLQAKLLRSCREYGSQGLIYGQKNELGAAMGKPPCAVVAITDRNFAALIQNGVREVDV; encoded by the coding sequence ATGAATAGAATCTATAATCTTCTCGGCCTGGCCTGCCGGGCCGGTAAGATCGCCTGGGGTTACCAGGCGGTGGTGGCCGCCCTTAAAGGCCATAAAGCAGAACTGGTTATACTGGCCAGGGATAGCAGTCCCCGGCTCCAGGCAAAACTGCTGCGGTCTTGCCGGGAGTACGGCAGTCAGGGGTTGATTTACGGGCAAAAAAACGAACTGGGAGCAGCAATGGGTAAACCCCCGTGTGCTGTCGTCGCCATTACTGATAGAAACTTCGCCGCCTTAATTCAAAATGGGGTACGGGAGGTTGATGTATGA
- the rbfA gene encoding 30S ribosome-binding factor RbfA codes for MAVTARNQRVAEEMKKEVARIIRDEVKDPRLEAGLVSVTGVELSNDRHYAKVYVSIYGDDEVKNQAMEGLTRATSFIRREIGQRLSLRYTPEITFKIDASIEHGDHINRLLARVRAGEQPDE; via the coding sequence ATGGCCGTGACCGCGAGGAACCAGCGGGTAGCTGAAGAGATGAAGAAGGAAGTCGCCCGGATTATCCGGGATGAGGTCAAAGACCCGCGCCTGGAAGCTGGCCTGGTGAGCGTTACGGGAGTGGAACTATCCAACGACCGTCACTATGCCAAGGTCTATGTCAGTATCTATGGCGACGATGAGGTTAAAAATCAGGCCATGGAGGGGCTGACCAGGGCTACCAGCTTTATCCGGCGGGAGATCGGCCAGCGCTTGAGCCTTCGTTATACACCGGAGATCACCTTTAAAATAGATGCCTCCATTGAGCACGGAGATCATATCAACCGGTTGCTGGCCCGAGTGAGGGCCGGGGAACAGCCTGATGAGTGA
- a CDS encoding PolC-type DNA polymerase III: MVAAKNLWQELLAGGAVKKVEINRRAGRCCIWLDSSRHLEPDALTACREFLAGEFPGFTFTINQEEAPAPVDLETLITEQRAALLAKVARTLGNGSAAWLAGARLEIKGDKLHLILPAPLAVEALKARRGDAVLQEVLARYGYQVVVELSVDDDYQQELLSTSRQLQDRQLEQVRREEPAASKPRTSTGKGPADGLLHGKKITAAPRPLKDIQEEEKQVTVQGEVLSFDTRQLKSGRWLASFDLTDYTDSISVKAFIDQGPLTENGLAPGDWVLVQGPVQYDRYSQELALIADAVARGERPVREDREPEKRVELHLHTKMSAMDGITEVAAAVQQAAYWGHGAIAFTDHGVVQAFPAAAEAGRKYGVKIIYGLEGYLFDQDNQPLDRQPTYHIILLVKNQEGLANLYRLVSRAHLDYFYRKPRLPRSLLQEHRDGLLLGTACEAGELIRSYLAGADAARLEEIASFYDFLEIQPLANNDFLIRQGQVADRQALMDMNRQIVALGEKLGKPVVATGDVHFLNPEDALYRQVLLAGQGYADEVQAPLYYRTTAEMLAEFDYLDTETARRVVITNPRLIADQVEELKPIPDEFYPPEIPGAEEELTRIVMDRAHEWYGDPLPEVVQARLDKEMQAIIGHGFAVLYLIAHKLVRKSNEDGYLVGSRGSVGSSLVATMAGITEVNPLPPHYRCPSCHYSEFVTGRSARCGADLPARDCPRCGAKLLKDGHDIPFEVFLGFKGDKVPDIDLNFSGEYQPRAHQYTETIFGKDHVFRAGTIATLAERTAFGFVHKFLEEKGLKARQAEINRLVKGITGVKRTTGQHPGGLMVVPKGVDMHQFTPLQHPADDTGSGTITTHFDYHSISSRLVKLDLLGHDDPTVIKMLEDLTGVNPREIPLDEPRTMSLFSSVEALGVKPEDIGAQVGTLGIPEFGTRFVRQMLEDTRPRTFAELVRISGFSHGTDVWLNNAQDLIKSGTAKLYEAISTRDDIMNYLMEHGVVADIAFRTMEDVRKGKGVKKEYEEAIRAAGIPDWFLQSCKKISYLFPKAHAVAYVTMAFRIAYFKVYYPEAFYASFFSIRADEFDADIVAAGLARVQEEIAALEKKGNEATAREKNILTILEVAREMYYRGITLERIDLEKSTANRFLVEPGRLLPPLGALSGVGQAAAEAIVRARQERPFTSIEDLQYRSRVSKTVIEALEKHGALADLPASDQLAFFG; the protein is encoded by the coding sequence ATGGTTGCGGCGAAAAACCTCTGGCAGGAATTGCTGGCTGGCGGGGCCGTAAAGAAGGTGGAAATCAATCGCCGGGCCGGCAGGTGTTGTATCTGGCTCGATTCGTCCCGGCACCTGGAGCCGGATGCCCTTACAGCCTGCAGGGAGTTTCTGGCCGGGGAGTTTCCCGGCTTTACTTTTACCATTAACCAGGAAGAAGCCCCGGCCCCGGTGGACCTGGAAACCCTCATAACCGAACAGAGGGCGGCCCTCCTGGCCAAAGTGGCCCGGACCCTGGGCAACGGTAGTGCCGCCTGGCTGGCCGGGGCCAGGCTGGAAATAAAGGGGGATAAACTGCACCTTATTCTGCCGGCCCCCCTGGCCGTCGAGGCTCTAAAGGCGCGCCGGGGGGATGCGGTCCTGCAGGAAGTACTGGCCCGTTATGGCTACCAGGTAGTGGTGGAACTGAGCGTTGATGATGACTATCAGCAGGAACTCCTTTCCACCTCCCGGCAGCTTCAGGACAGGCAGCTGGAGCAGGTACGGCGGGAGGAACCGGCCGCAAGCAAACCCCGCACCAGTACCGGTAAAGGACCGGCAGACGGCCTGCTCCATGGTAAAAAGATTACGGCCGCGCCCCGGCCCCTGAAGGACATCCAGGAAGAGGAGAAGCAGGTCACCGTCCAGGGGGAGGTGCTGAGCTTTGACACCCGCCAGTTGAAGTCAGGGCGCTGGCTGGCGAGCTTTGATCTTACCGATTATACCGACTCCATTAGCGTTAAGGCCTTCATTGACCAGGGGCCCCTGACGGAAAACGGCCTGGCGCCGGGGGACTGGGTCCTGGTCCAGGGTCCGGTCCAGTACGACCGTTACAGCCAGGAACTAGCTCTTATCGCCGATGCCGTCGCCCGGGGCGAGCGGCCGGTGCGGGAGGACCGGGAGCCGGAAAAAAGGGTGGAACTGCACCTCCATACCAAGATGAGCGCCATGGACGGCATCACCGAAGTGGCAGCAGCGGTACAGCAGGCCGCCTACTGGGGCCATGGAGCTATAGCCTTTACCGACCATGGGGTGGTCCAGGCCTTCCCGGCGGCGGCCGAGGCCGGGCGCAAGTACGGGGTGAAGATTATTTACGGCCTGGAGGGCTACCTCTTTGATCAGGATAACCAGCCTCTTGACCGCCAGCCGACCTATCATATTATCCTCCTGGTTAAAAACCAGGAGGGCCTGGCCAACCTCTACCGCCTGGTTTCCCGGGCCCACCTGGACTACTTTTATCGTAAACCCCGCCTGCCGCGCAGTCTCCTCCAGGAGCACCGGGATGGCCTCCTCCTGGGGACAGCCTGCGAGGCCGGAGAGTTGATCCGGAGTTACCTGGCCGGGGCTGATGCCGCTCGCCTGGAGGAGATTGCTTCTTTTTATGACTTTCTGGAGATTCAACCCCTGGCCAATAACGACTTTTTAATCCGTCAGGGTCAGGTGGCGGACCGCCAGGCCCTGATGGACATGAACCGGCAGATTGTCGCCCTGGGGGAGAAACTGGGAAAGCCAGTGGTCGCCACCGGGGACGTCCACTTCCTGAACCCGGAGGACGCCCTCTACCGCCAGGTCCTCCTGGCCGGCCAGGGCTACGCCGACGAAGTCCAGGCACCCCTGTACTACCGCACGACGGCGGAGATGCTGGCTGAATTTGACTACCTGGATACGGAAACGGCCCGCCGGGTGGTCATCACCAATCCCAGGTTAATAGCGGACCAGGTGGAGGAGTTAAAACCCATTCCCGATGAGTTCTACCCGCCGGAGATACCGGGAGCGGAGGAAGAATTGACCCGGATCGTCATGGACCGGGCCCACGAGTGGTACGGCGATCCCCTGCCGGAAGTGGTCCAGGCCCGCCTGGATAAAGAGATGCAGGCCATCATCGGCCATGGCTTTGCCGTCCTGTACCTTATCGCCCACAAGCTGGTGCGTAAGTCCAACGAAGACGGCTACCTGGTGGGTTCCCGGGGTTCGGTGGGCTCTTCCCTGGTGGCTACCATGGCCGGGATTACCGAGGTTAACCCCCTGCCGCCCCACTACCGCTGCCCGTCCTGCCACTACAGCGAGTTTGTCACCGGCCGCAGTGCCAGGTGCGGCGCCGACCTCCCGGCGAGGGATTGTCCTCGCTGCGGCGCTAAGCTCCTCAAGGATGGCCATGATATCCCCTTTGAGGTCTTCCTGGGCTTTAAGGGTGATAAAGTACCGGATATTGACCTCAACTTTTCGGGCGAATACCAGCCCCGGGCCCACCAGTATACCGAGACTATCTTTGGTAAAGACCATGTTTTCCGGGCCGGCACCATTGCCACCCTGGCCGAGAGGACGGCCTTCGGTTTTGTCCATAAATTCCTGGAAGAAAAGGGGCTCAAGGCCCGCCAGGCGGAAATCAATCGCCTGGTAAAGGGGATTACCGGCGTTAAAAGAACCACCGGCCAGCACCCCGGCGGGTTGATGGTCGTCCCGAAAGGGGTGGATATGCACCAGTTTACCCCCTTGCAGCACCCGGCCGATGATACCGGCAGCGGTACCATTACCACCCATTTTGACTACCACTCCATCAGCAGCCGCCTGGTGAAGCTGGACCTCCTGGGTCATGACGATCCCACGGTAATCAAGATGCTGGAGGACCTCACCGGCGTCAATCCCCGGGAGATCCCCCTGGATGAGCCCCGGACCATGTCCCTCTTCTCCAGCGTTGAAGCCCTGGGGGTAAAGCCGGAGGACATCGGTGCCCAGGTAGGCACCCTGGGGATACCTGAATTCGGTACCCGTTTCGTCCGCCAGATGCTGGAGGATACCCGGCCCCGGACCTTTGCCGAGCTGGTACGCATCAGCGGCTTCTCCCACGGCACCGACGTCTGGCTGAATAACGCCCAGGATTTAATCAAGAGCGGGACGGCCAAACTATATGAGGCCATTTCTACCCGGGACGACATCATGAACTACCTCATGGAGCACGGCGTGGTGGCGGACATCGCCTTCCGCACCATGGAGGACGTTCGTAAGGGCAAGGGCGTGAAAAAGGAGTACGAAGAGGCCATCCGGGCAGCCGGGATCCCGGACTGGTTCCTGCAGTCCTGTAAAAAAATCAGCTACCTCTTCCCCAAGGCCCATGCTGTGGCCTATGTGACCATGGCCTTCCGCATTGCCTACTTCAAGGTCTATTACCCGGAAGCCTTCTACGCCTCCTTTTTCAGCATTCGCGCCGACGAATTCGACGCCGACATTGTCGCCGCCGGGTTGGCCCGGGTCCAGGAGGAGATTGCCGCCCTGGAGAAAAAGGGCAACGAAGCCACGGCCCGGGAGAAGAATATCCTGACTATCCTGGAAGTGGCGCGAGAGATGTATTACCGGGGCATTACCTTGGAGCGTATCGACCTGGAGAAATCGACCGCCAACCGTTTCCTGGTGGAACCGGGCCGGCTCCTGCCGCCCCTGGGGGCTTTGAGCGGGGTAGGCCAGGCCGCGGCTGAGGCCATCGTCCGCGCCCGGCAGGAACGGCCCTTTACCTCCATTGAGGACCTGCAGTACCGCTCCCGGGTCAGCAAGACCGTCATCGAAGCCCTGGAAAAGCACGGCGCCCTGGCCGACCTGCCGGCCTCCGACCAGCTGGCGTTTTTTGGGTAG
- the rimP gene encoding ribosome maturation factor RimP codes for MSKLTAMIQELVEPVLIPLGYELVDLQYGREGGRYILRLFIDRPEGVGLDDCEKVSRAVGEILDREDPIPNSYYLEVSSPGLERPLKKEDDFKRFTGRKVKLRTFAPIDGQRHFQGRLLGYQEGIVRIKSPEGQQLAIPLDQVATARLVFDSADDEEA; via the coding sequence TTGAGTAAACTGACAGCCATGATCCAGGAGCTGGTGGAACCGGTGCTTATCCCCCTGGGCTATGAACTGGTCGATCTGCAGTACGGCCGGGAGGGGGGCCGTTATATCCTGCGTCTCTTCATCGACAGGCCGGAAGGAGTCGGCCTGGATGACTGTGAAAAGGTTAGCCGGGCTGTGGGGGAGATTCTGGACCGGGAAGACCCGATACCCAACAGCTATTACCTGGAAGTATCATCGCCGGGCCTGGAGCGCCCGTTGAAAAAAGAAGACGATTTTAAGCGCTTTACCGGGCGGAAGGTCAAGCTGCGCACCTTCGCTCCCATTGACGGGCAGCGCCACTTTCAAGGGCGGTTACTCGGTTACCAGGAGGGCATAGTCAGGATAAAATCCCCAGAAGGGCAGCAACTGGCCATCCCCCTGGATCAGGTGGCTACTGCCAGGCTGGTGTTTGACTCGGCGGATGATGAGGAGGCCTAG
- the nusA gene encoding transcription termination factor NusA, producing the protein MNSEFIQALRDLEREKGINADVLLEAIEAALISAYKKNFGSLQNVRVDIQRDTGEIKVLAQRQVVEEVTDPRQEIALAEARALNSNYELGDIVEKEVTPRDFGRIAAQTAKQVVVQRIREAERGMIYEEFIGRENDLVTGVVQRQEGKNVILDLGRAEAILLPSEQSPAETYRQGERLKAYVLEVRKTNKGPQILVSRTHPGLIKRLFELEVPEIHDGIVEVKGVAREPGARSKIAVHSRDEKVDPVGSCVGPRGSRVQAVVQELRGEKVDIIKWSDDPAVYVANSLSPARVLDVTVDEENKVSQVIVPDNQLSLAIGKEGQNARLAARITGWKIDIKPESEAGDWDDWEADLNLDGGLEEE; encoded by the coding sequence ATGAATAGCGAGTTTATCCAGGCCCTGAGAGACCTGGAGAGGGAAAAGGGCATTAATGCCGATGTCCTGCTGGAAGCCATTGAAGCGGCCCTGATTTCGGCCTATAAAAAGAATTTCGGTTCCCTGCAGAATGTCCGGGTAGATATCCAGCGGGATACCGGGGAGATTAAAGTCCTGGCCCAGCGCCAGGTGGTGGAAGAGGTTACCGACCCGCGGCAGGAGATTGCCCTGGCCGAAGCCCGGGCCCTTAACAGCAATTATGAACTCGGCGATATAGTAGAAAAGGAAGTAACCCCGCGGGATTTTGGCCGCATTGCCGCCCAAACGGCCAAACAGGTGGTCGTCCAGCGGATCCGCGAAGCCGAGCGGGGCATGATTTATGAAGAATTTATCGGCCGGGAGAATGATCTCGTTACCGGTGTAGTCCAGCGCCAGGAGGGCAAAAACGTCATCCTGGACCTGGGCCGGGCCGAGGCGATCCTGCTTCCCAGTGAACAGAGTCCCGCCGAAACCTATCGCCAGGGGGAGCGGTTAAAGGCTTATGTCCTGGAGGTCAGGAAGACCAACAAGGGCCCCCAGATTTTAGTATCCCGGACCCATCCCGGCTTGATTAAACGGCTCTTTGAACTGGAAGTCCCGGAGATCCATGACGGTATCGTTGAAGTCAAGGGCGTGGCCAGGGAACCCGGGGCGCGCTCTAAGATTGCCGTTCATTCCCGGGATGAAAAGGTCGACCCGGTTGGTTCCTGCGTGGGCCCCCGGGGTTCGCGGGTCCAGGCTGTAGTCCAGGAATTGCGGGGGGAAAAGGTAGATATTATTAAATGGAGCGATGATCCGGCTGTTTATGTGGCCAACTCCCTGAGCCCGGCCCGGGTCCTGGATGTCACCGTCGATGAGGAGAACAAGGTCAGCCAGGTAATTGTGCCCGACAACCAGCTCTCCCTGGCTATCGGCAAGGAAGGCCAGAATGCCAGGCTGGCGGCCAGGATTACCGGCTGGAAAATCGACATTAAACCGGAATCGGAAGCCGGCGACTGGGACGACTGGGAGGCCGATTTAAATCTTGACGGTGGCCTGGAGGAGGAGTAA